The Procambarus clarkii isolate CNS0578487 chromosome 24, FALCON_Pclarkii_2.0, whole genome shotgun sequence genomic interval CAGGAGCCGTCAGCACTGATGGGCACGCTGTCAGTGCTGCCATTATCGTCGCTACCCGGGGGGCCCTGGTCGTTGTCGTCGAACTCGTAGCTGCTCATGACGCGCATGAAGCCGTAGTCGTATGCCAGGGAGAAGGTCACACCCATCTTGTACTCCCTAGCCTACAGTGAACGTTAAAAAGTCATATAATCGAACTTTCGCGCTCAAAAGCTGATTTCTCTCCCAAATTCATTTAAATTTATTAGTAACTAAAAATAATACAACAAAAATTATCAATACTgcctgctacaatgtacctttttcatcttacctgatatgttaggttaaggacctggccgaaacgctgtgcgtgttagtgactttgcaagaatgtaaaaataccaatcttgggtaatctcaccaacccattgtaccctcTTATgaataacaattattattattattcttagcaTTATTATTACTTGCACCGCCTACCCCCTGCCTGCTGCCGTCCCCTCTCCTCACCTGCTTGTAAGTCAGGGCATCGACTCCACTTGGAACACCTCTCTGGGTGTCTTGGTTATCAACGAAGACTAGAGCCTTGTAGGAGGGCGCCATCCCCACCTGGGAGTCGTACACGTCAGCCAGCAGCGTGAAGTTGTCTACTCCAGCCGCCACCCGCGACGAGAACCGGAACTCCGTCGTCAGTCCTGAGGTGGCCACCAGATACTGAGTTATCTCCTCACTCGTCGTGCAAGATTCGTGACAAAATTTAGTTTGGGAAAAATACGAGTTCATTTATACTTGTAGTGCTATATttcaaaatttataccaaaattgTCAAAAGTGTTGCTTATGTATATCAAATGTGCTAACAGTGTAGTTCACTTGTACCAAATGTACCAAGAGTGTTGCTCACCTATACCAAAGTAGTCGTTGACGGAGATGGGATCACTGCCCAGGTCGAGGACCTCGTGGTAGACGAAGGGTCTCTGGCCGCTGGGGAAGCCCTCTGCTATGTTGAGGTTGTTGGTGAGGCTCTGGATGGCTTCCAGGTCCTGCCGGGGGAACCAAGTCACCTCAGGTCCGGTTCTGTGTTACCTCCTTGTCATGCTGGGGCCTCCCATGCACCACGACCCGGGATGTTGCATGGGTAACCCTTCACGTTATGGGGGACCCAGAGGTGcccctcacactacaacactcaCAATTGTCATCCCTAACAACGTTCCACACTCGATCCCTCGCTTTGTTATCTTCAGGACAAGCAAGCTGGGCTTACCCATAACATGAAGTTACTGGTCTtggttcctcccccctcccccacactcacctcAGGCCAGATATactgcccccttccccccccccccgaacacaCTCACCTCAGGCCAGacatactgccccccccccccacactcacctcgGGCCAGACATACTTGGCGCTGCCGACCCTGAAGCCCATGACACCAATGTCCAGGAGGAGGGTGAGGTAGGTGGAGAGTTGGTCCCTGACGGCGTCGCTGGCGGTGTACAGGTCGGTGAGCCCATCCAGGTAGCAGTTCCTCACCTCCGTCACCTCGCTGTAGTTGTGCACCCCTCCTGCAACACCACTCGCAcacttcaacacctgcaacaccacgcaCTTTAACACCTACAAGACTGCACACGCAACACTTCCAACACACCGTTTGGTTTTACTTTAAATGCTCGAGGTGTTTGAGAATCTAAGCAAATTATAGCAGTTGAGTTGAGCCCTTAAGTATTTACTTGAAGAGCACTTGTGTTGGTGGGGAAATGTGTAAATACAGCGCCAGGAAAGCTTTACAACAGCAACACTCATGCCTCGCAATACAAGGTATATGACTTTAGATTCAATTAATGGTTGTATGTATCTCATTATACACTATACAGTATTTTAATGTCGGTAGTATTGAAAATATTGCTATTGGCATTTTTATTGTTTAAAAAAATGTTATAATCGACATTTGCATTTTGActtacattatttatatatatatatatatatatatatatatatatatatatatatatatatatatatatatatatatatatatatatatatatatatatatatatatatatatatataataaatatatatatatatatatatatatatatataatatgcgaaaaaaccacatgtgaaaaatagagaatgataaacgcgttttcggcttaattcatcttcatcagagcaaagtagaaagaacttctttctactttgctctgatgaaggtgaattaagccgaaaacgcgtttatcATTCTCTAAAAAAtcaacccatacataatgaaatggataggtttatcatttcataatctttttttagaaaaatatataaatttgggaaaacttggcttattaggcaaattgggccttgcatagtaggccgagtactgcgttttggctactagattATTAAACTTATCTGAAAGGATAATTCAATACCCCGGACACCAACCTGTGTTGGTGTCCGGGATCTATGAGGTGGTGCAGAACCAAGAGGGAAGAGGAAGGGACGGGGTCGCTTTCatcaacagtcacaggtcacgaGGGGGTAGTGAAGGGAACTCACCGTCAACAGAGGGACACAGGACACGAGGGCGTAGTGAGGGGAACTCACCGTCAACAGAGGGACACAGGTCACGAGGGGTGAAGTCCTGGCTGGAGTAGGGGACGGCAGGGTACTGGAGATCATCAGCATTGAAGTAGGAGCCGCCCGAGCCGTAGCCAGATGTTCCCTCCTTGGCCATGTTGTTGATCACCACGTCCACGATGGTCCTGCCAAGTGCCCGCGTGTGTGTTAGCTGGCTAGTGCACACTTCACGCACACACCCTCccctcctcaccacacacacaggctaaTGCACACTTCACGCAACATACACACAAGaaaaagaaggtagtgattcaactgtataaatctttgGTGCGCCCCCATTTGGACTACTGTATGCAAggctggagacctcatcttcagaaggacattgctgctctggagaaggtgcaacaccgggctaCAAAactcattccagagctaagtcagcTCACGTATCAGGaaaggttgagggccacaggggtaACAAcaatgcaaaccaggcatgacagggcgagtctcattgaaacttaaaattctgaagaatttggaggatgttgattttgaaaatttcttcaaaacgtcagatgtaatacaaacaatgagcaacagtttcaagctcaacaagccacaatgttggactgagaacaggaAATGCTttatcacccacagggttataaacccgtggaaccgcctacccgccgatgccgtaaatgccaagatatAACTTTTAAAGTACAGTTGGAAAAAATCATCAAGGCAATTGGGGagtacctttgacaagccgccggcgtcgtgtcctcgtcgaggctactagtgttagtggctttcAGATAAATTCACATAAACACacatgcgccccccccccccatatcaccaccacacacacacacacaataacatatACTCTCTGCTTCACACAGGAACACAAGGCAAGAGACAGTCACTTGAAAGAATGATTCTCTTCAGCAGACTCCGATCGCAAGACCTCTACGTTAACGTCGCCGCATCTCACCCTACCGGAGCTTCTCCCATTCCTTGTTATACCCAGGATATACCTGtggctgttacgaccctgggtcgtAGCGCTTCTGTTTACACATGCATAAGGACCATTCACTCTCAAAATATTTTAGTTATAGGCCCCTGAATGTTTGGGATTAAGTGTGGGATTTTAGTTACTTAAATTATAGAGTTATTTAGATAAGTTGGGGTTTCAGAAGAGGAGAACTCTATAACATCTAATATTTAAGAGAAATGTCCCTCAGTTTGGCAAGATGGCGGTCCATCGTTGCCTTACCAGACGTAAGAGCATTATAGATCCTCAGAGTCGTAAATACACTGCTAATATTCTGTTAGTGTATTGTAAAGCTAGTATGTTAGTTATACTTAATTTTATATTGTATGGGAAGTTAAGTAAATGTTACTGTCCAATCAGTTAATGTTCTAATGACTGAAATAAATAAGTCTTCTCCATACAGACTCCCTACTGGTTGGACATAGTGCTGTGGGCTCTCTCTCCTTACCTCCTTCCACTCCCTGGTCTCCGTACCCCCCTGGTCTCCGTGTCCCCCTGGTCTCCGTGCCCCCCTGGTCTCCGTGCCCCCCTGGTCTCCGTACCCCCCCTGGTCTCCGTACCCCCCCCTGGTCTCCGTACCCCCCCTGGTCTCCGTACCCCCCCCTGGTCTCCGTACCCCCCCTGGTCTCCGTATCCCCCCTGGTctccgtaccccccccccctggtctccgtaccccccccccctggtctccGTACCCCCCTGGTCTCCGTGCCTCACCTGACCCCCACGGCGTTGCAGCGCTGCACCATGTCGATGAACTGTAGCGTAGTGCCAGAGCGGGACTCGAGGCGGTAAGAGACCGGTTGGTACCTCTGCCACCAGGGGTACCCGCTATCCTCCAGGACCACGTGCTCCGCGGCCGgcgacacctgcaccaacacaacCTGCCCTTAGTAAATCAATTCTCACCACCACCATTTATGTTGCAAGCCTGTAAAGTAGCATGCAATCATTACATGTTGCTCGTGTGGCACCATCATAGCTACGACTGTCTATATTATGGCACCTGGACCATTAATACCCTGTACTCATGTCGCTAGTATGGAATATTGCCACCATCACAAAGTCTGGGGTTAGTGCCAGAACTCCGCTGTATACAGTCAGTGAAGGTGAAACATATTAATTAGAGATGGATTGCATtagtgagtggggggaggtgtgtgcaGGCTTACATTGtggggggaaggtgtgtgctggcttACATTGTGGGGGAGGTGTTCTGGCTTACGttgtgggggaggtgttgggcCTTCTCGTTGGAGGCGTGGGAGGAAAATGACTGACCTGGACGGCGCAGAAGCCGGCGTCAGCCAGGAACCTCTCGCATTCCTCCGCCACGTCCGTCCATTTCCACTCGAAGAGTTGGACGATGGTTTGGCGTCCGCCACAGGAGGGCGAGTCGTACCCCGACACTCCTCCCACTAACACCAACCCTGCCAACACCACCAAGCTGCAACACACACATTCAACATCAGGAGTGACGCCTTGCGTCATCTGCAACACAACCTTCAGAGCAACGCAACATAGATAGTCATTAATTGTTTTTGTCTGTTCAATAAACTATTCTAATGGAGTAATATTAAACAGTTTCGTCACTAACGACAATAAGGCACCGCAGCCTAGCAGGACACCACAAGCAAGTAATTATTAAAGTTAAACCATTTGGGTTTAATGACAACTGAGGTAGACAGCAGCGTGGTGCTACCCTATTCTGTACAAAGACCCTATTCTGTACAAAGACCCTATTCTGTACAAAGACCCTATTCTGTACAAAGACCCTATTCTGTACAAAGACCCTATTCTGCACAAGGACCATATTCTGTACAAAGAATGGCAGGGTGAAGATCAAGAGCTACCTATAAGTTAGTTAGTCTTGCATGGGATGTGAGTCTTTGGGAACAGCATGAGAATATTTTCGAATATCCATGATTGAATGACatagttacagagctcaaagcaTCTCGTGCCATTTGGTTTAAAACCATTCATAACTGAGTATTCACTAATATAGTGTTGAGTGGGTTCTAGCTCATATTCACATACATAGTTTACATTTGGAGTGCTCACTGCTGTGAAATTCACTATCTGAAACCACCTGCCATAAGCAAACGATATCGCACCCAAATTCTGGTAATTACAATATATGCCACACTGGGGGAGGTTTTATTTTGTCTGATCATAGAGTGCTCAGCTCCCAACACTACTGTTTATACTAGACTTTTGAGCCCTATGCATGTTAGTGATAAATCTTATATCAGATCTTGTTTCTTGAAGTAGTGTAGTTTTGATAAGAGAGAGACTGGAATACTCAAGTCCAGTTCTATATCAAGTCTCTCAGTGCAAACTGTCATGTCTGTATCATCATGTGGATAATACCTATGTGAGATGTTAGCCTTCATATCGATAGTCTGCAAGTCTTTCTCGTTGcttcaattatattatattagattGGGTATCCGGCGGCGCCCGGGTctatctcctccctccctcctcaccaaatCTTGCCCCTCCCCTTTCTTTCCCGCCCCTCCTGTCTCTCCATGCATTAAGCGTCAAAGTGCATAAGCGTCACACTTTGAATGGATTATCTAGTTCCGTATATGCAAGGATATAACTTTTGTATCCAGTAAAGTAAATCTTtttttatatctgatatgagatgcAACCAATGTTGTATTTCTGTTATTATGGGATTAGAAGGGTTAGAAAATAAAATAACTAGTATAATATTTTAGTCAACAACAATAGCATATAACTGCAGACTCGTTAAAATTAAATTTCTCAAGTATATAAAATTCGGCAGTAAAATTTGCTTTCAGGAAAGAAGTCCCATCAAAGTTATATCTGGTAAAAATAGCTGATAAGGCTACCCCATCTGTAAAGCGCCAAGTATATTAAAATGCTAAATTTAAATCTGCATTTAATATACTGACAGGAGTAAAGGTCTTTAGAGAACATAAATACACTCGTCGCATATAACTGTAATATCTCATAAAAACTTAATAACTGTTTTTTTTATAGCACGTCAATGAAACTGAATATCTATCGGTGTTAACATAAATTATTTAACTCATGCTCCTAGAATGACAGTACTGTAGCAACAATTTAGTGGAGCCTGGTCAGAGGCCGGATCGCGGGGACCTTGAACCCTGGAATTAACGCAAGGTAATGTACAAAATAATGCTGCAGCTAACAATGTTCACGTTTTGTACCATTAATGTCGAAGAGGACACAAGAACGTGGGCATTATCATTCCTAGGCCaagtatagcatatatatatgtactgtagtAGGCCTGAGACAGGCTAGGTCAGGTTCCTCAGATACATTTCTAATATTTTTGTAAATCATTTGAGCTAATTAAATCAAACAACACGTGAAAATATTAGGGGTCTATCAGTCAATTTTTGCATATTTGACCAAATAATTTCTATTAAATACTAAATATTCACAGATATTCGATTTTTCTAACCAAATGTAATTTAGCATCCTGAAGAATaattcaagtatatatgctaTTACAAAATTCGGGTttcaaaccaaaaaaaaaaaccttATCACCGACCCACCGTTACTGGCAAGAAGCCTCGTGAGTAACTAGCATGTGTTGTGAGTTTCAATTCTTACCGTAAATGACTATATCAACCGACCACAAATGATGGGCCGAATACGTATGCCACATAATTACTAGCCATATTACTTATGCCACACAGTGGCAAGCCATATTGATATTCAGAGTTCACAAAGAAAGTTTACATCAAAAAATCTCGAGAGCCTATTTATGCCGTATAGAAGGCGTCGGGGATGGTGCATTTGATTTTAAGCTATGTATAGGCTGAGTATTTATTGTTGACTAACTCTGCTAACAAGATAGTTAGGCAGCCATGTAATATAGAAGGCTAGTCATTGGTGGCCCAAAGTCATTTCCTCATTACAACCACTCTGGCAGAGAACGTAATAACTATTAGTCGCGCAGCCTACAGCACAGATGTGATGTCCCAGAAAATTATGATTATAGTGAATATTTAAGTCACAATAGATAGACCGTTATTACATAACTGATGAGGACCAAAATAATATTGTATTGTTTAAGTGTTTTGCATTCAAATAATGCATAGATCTATAaatcataaattcaaataattgaaAACAAAAATTTTGTTTATTAAAAAAACACCGTAGTACAACGGGACTGAAACAAAATCCACGATGAAATTATAGGTGTAGGTCTTCTTATACTATGAACGGTATACGTATATGTTTTTAAGTGGCAAATAGATTAACTTGGAATTCCGAGAGCAGACTTACCCGAGCGTTCGCATGGTGGTTTCCCAGTGTTAAATGACGCAGGCGCAGCCAGGTAGCTTGTTCTTACTCATTGTGGCAGCACCCTCTtttacccccacccccctctctaacCCCCACCCACTCTCTTATTCCCACCCCCTCTCTTATTCCCACCCCCTCTCAaacccccaccctctctcttattcccccctccccctcgctaACCCctactctctaaaccatcaagccCATTTCTAATCCCCGCTACTTCCTTTCAACAGTTTATGTACACCAAGACTCAGTACACTGCGTACACCATCAGGACTCTTGGTATAAGCGGTAAACATTGAGTACACCAGCAGGGTTCCCGCTACCACTGTCTGCATACATCAACAGGCTCCagctgactatatatatatatcgtcactACCACTGTTTACTACGGGCTCACGATTGCCCGTActatttgttccgagtagctgaatctaaaacaacaacattgtttACATACTTCACTACCACTGTCAGCGTACACCAGTTGGGTGCACGTGACGATCTTGCTTAGGTAAGTCACTTGTTTACAAAAATCAGCTGATGACGAGCCGAGCGGATAAATGTTGCCAAAGAAAGTATTTCCACTTTGATAAAATAAAGATATGAAATGGGTTTATACTATAGTCCACTTCTTCTGTCTTGAGTACTTCATAGTCGTCAATACATTAGTGTATGTGAAATATACTTAGGGCAAACAAAGTTGAATGTTCATAAATGTCACATATTGTGCATGAAGCACTAATCGCGGGTCCCGAAGGAGAGTCTTCTGAGCTCGTTATTTAAGTCAGGGTAAAACATCCGCCACTTCACACAGCAGACAAGAATGGTTCAACATGGGAGCGACCTGGTGTTGGGAGCTGACAGATGGTGAGGGTCTCATGCAGTTGCCATCTTTAGCCAGCACCGGATATATCTCTGCATGCAACTTCAGCTTCAAAGCAACAACTCCAGCTTCAGCGCTACATTGAGCTTGCCGAGACCTGAGCATGTTAGTGAGTACTATAGTGAGTGAGTTAGTGAGCACTCCCCGTACAGGGTAtttaggtgggggaggggggggggggaggtaggttaCGTGGGTGCTACTGGAGCTGTGAGACAACACCTGCAGCTGGGACCACCTTGCAGGAGACCATACTCCACTACTACCTTAATCATCACCTTTCATTATCATCTTCCGCACCTACCACTACTTGATAGCTGCTTAATGGGGTtccaggagttcttctactccccaaacccggcccgaggccaggcttgacttgtgagtttggttcactaggctattgcttgcagcggcccgcaggaccacctatccaccacagcccggttgctcCGGCACTACTTTGAGAAAattgtctagttttctcttgaagatgtccacagttgttccagcaatatttcttatactcgctgggaggatgttgaacaaccgtggacttctaatgtttatacagtgttctctgtgcctatggcacccctgctcttcactggttatattctgcATTTTGTGGTAAGCCAAAAGTtgagcagccacttgatatggTTGGTGAAGCCAGGTTATGATATTGGATTGCTACCGTGTTGTAGCAGTTTAGAGTGTTGTATGCCAATATTTCCATTCTTTGTATGTCATGTTTCATGAATGTTTTTTCGTTTATTAAATGTATATTGTTAGctagctggcttttgctcttgtcctcgtgaggcttcccagaaagcaggagagaaagagtgagagaaagGATCATGGTTGCGGACAGGGTGGCAGAAAATACTAATTTacaaaagggggattgaggagatcattccaaacaaggagagagtgggaagtcacggtggctcaagaagggtgtgtacacaggacaatgaggtcagtattggagccgcaCCCCTAGATATGTGatgttgaacccctctccaagatcaagaggcgtacagggtgatctcctgagaaAACTTCAAGCACTCCAGAGTTGGCGATgagttgacttgagaatggtccataaacgtcgtcgtctcttcaccttctagtgtgtggtctggtcaaaactcCAGAGTTCATTactggtcgaccgacggtagcgggagtgtggctgccgaggtcggttgtctgttccggcagagagtggttgggggacgttgtccacctgaacgcaagtaacagtctggtgcagcAACCAGAGCTCTCTTCGAAGGTTTAAGTTCCATAAGTCCCAACCCCCTCAGGTCAGAACAATACAT includes:
- the LOC123761604 gene encoding alpha-amylase isoform X2 → MRTLGLVVLAGLVLVGGVSGYDSPSCGGRQTIVQLFEWKWTDVAEECERFLADAGFCAVQVSPAAEHVVLEDSGYPWWQRYQPVSYRLESRSGTTLQFIDMVQRCNAVGVRTIVDVVINNMAKEGTSGYGSGGSYFNADDLQYPAVPYSSQDFTPRDLCPSVDGGVHNYSEVTEVRNCYLDGLTDLYTASDAVRDQLSTYLTLLLDIGVMGFRVGSAKYVWPEDLEAIQSLTNNLNIAEGFPSGQRPFVYHEVLDLGSDPISVNDYFGIGLTTEFRFSSRVAAGVDNFTLLADVYDSQVGMAPSYKALVFVDNQDTQRGVPSGVDALTYKQAREYKMGVTFSLAYDYGFMRVMSSYEFDDNDQGPPGSDDNGSTDSVPISADGSCGGGWVCEHRWNAIVQMVMFRNVVSGTQVDNWYQEDEDVAFSRGHLGFFAMSKLASLDKVLQTGLPAGDYCELISNCTRSVTVAEDGTARIAIFDYQEPILAFCVGCGTPVITTTTSTTTTSTTTTSTTTTSTTTTSTTTTSTTTTSTTEAPTTPAYGGKVRTVIFIHKQTNPGQDLFIIGGIDTNHRPDCKPDAESDPCSLDITVNKLGTNEHYDKYNAWRQGDTKLDWYGAQEGQGNYNGVQAFGTPLVWTTNNPSAPEYQELNTFGEHYWMVDMIMDCAETDLGWFHLKSYLSQTSSGLEPDVDQVPHCNGVDGSSEPYDTVYHTARCGYINVFSYAEPGCYVQVLPDASSAL
- the LOC123761604 gene encoding alpha-amylase isoform X1, translated to MRTLGLVVLAGLVLVGGVSGYDSPSCGGRQTIVQLFEWKWTDVAEECERFLADAGFCAVQVSPAAEHVVLEDSGYPWWQRYQPVSYRLESRSGTTLQFIDMVQRCNAVGVRTIVDVVINNMAKEGTSGYGSGGSYFNADDLQYPAVPYSSQDFTPRDLCPSVDGEFPSLRPRVLCPSVDGGVHNYSEVTEVRNCYLDGLTDLYTASDAVRDQLSTYLTLLLDIGVMGFRVGSAKYVWPEDLEAIQSLTNNLNIAEGFPSGQRPFVYHEVLDLGSDPISVNDYFGIGLTTEFRFSSRVAAGVDNFTLLADVYDSQVGMAPSYKALVFVDNQDTQRGVPSGVDALTYKQAREYKMGVTFSLAYDYGFMRVMSSYEFDDNDQGPPGSDDNGSTDSVPISADGSCGGGWVCEHRWNAIVQMVMFRNVVSGTQVDNWYQEDEDVAFSRGHLGFFAMSKLASLDKVLQTGLPAGDYCELISNCTRSVTVAEDGTARIAIFDYQEPILAFCVGCGTPVITTTTSTTTTSTTTTSTTTTSTTTTSTTTTSTTTTSTTEAPTTPAYGGKVRTVIFIHKQTNPGQDLFIIGGIDTNHRPDCKPDAESDPCSLDITVNKLGTNEHYDKYNAWRQGDTKLDWYGAQEGQGNYNGVQAFGTPLVWTTNNPSAPEYQELNTFGEHYWMVDMIMDCAETDLGWFHLKSYLSQTSSGLEPDVDQVPHCNGVDGSSEPYDTVYHTARCGYINVFSYAEPGCYVQVLPDASSAL